A stretch of Borrelia duttonii Ly DNA encodes these proteins:
- a CDS encoding DUF244 domain-containing protein: MTNINKSINNGVKKVNQQDLYTQQVIKGLESFVPAPESDNNKQTNVSKMSKIGRKLPGIKKNEYFKFNSKVDFSIQRGTLTKFGASEVGSIFLGAEAASELIVSRVLKSFGKEVPYKDNLHIKKGKALENLGFDEFLRIYSDNIQVLHKNKYANGIDKYNYFKRVGLGDNLVGATIDGWFVNNQGEAELLEIKCSDSNYLTSAITEYNQTGNFLDSKYFFKYYVQAQVQLACTGLSKCNLFFLIGDEPINCVIERNNGFIAKVMIYIATLDMEVGRMCNIIKRDKSIDLANIDIEDLTNHIKLLLQDSEYYSDLSELNYKDEFISFINIVKLNIGAEEQELLEKHLVDIQSKQTEIEKKEKENAKELYALTKQDKDVLKDIFGKLSMEFSLTDNIVYRLGKNVFALNSGKRAIKDRFKLITDHYDYYDINDISSRRKFSISNPVSSTSYAI, translated from the coding sequence TTTAGAATCTTTTGTTCCAGCGCCAGAGTCTGATAATAATAAACAAACTAATGTAAGTAAAATGAGCAAAATAGGACGTAAATTACCTGGTATTAAAAAGAATGAATATTTCAAGTTTAATAGTAAAGTAGATTTTTCTATTCAACGTGGGACATTAACAAAATTTGGTGCTAGTGAAGTTGGGAGTATATTTCTTGGTGCTGAAGCTGCTTCTGAATTAATTGTAAGTAGAGTGCTTAAATCTTTTGGGAAAGAAGTTCCATATAAAGATAATTTGCATATTAAAAAAGGTAAAGCATTAGAAAATTTAGGATTTGATGAGTTTCTACGTATTTATTCTGATAATATACAAGTTTTACATAAAAACAAATATGCTAATGGAATAGACAAATATAATTACTTCAAACGAGTAGGATTAGGAGATAATCTTGTTGGAGCAACAATAGATGGTTGGTTTGTAAACAATCAAGGTGAAGCAGAACTATTAGAGATTAAATGTAGTGATAGTAATTATTTAACATCAGCTATTACAGAATATAATCAAACAGGTAATTTTTTAGATAGTAAATATTTCTTTAAATATTATGTTCAAGCACAAGTGCAACTTGCATGTACTGGCTTATCAAAATGCAACCTATTCTTTTTGATTGGTGATGAGCCTATTAATTGTGTTATAGAGAGAAATAATGGCTTTATAGCAAAAGTGATGATTTATATTGCGACATTGGATATGGAAGTTGGACGCATGTGTAATATCATAAAAAGAGACAAGTCTATTGATCTTGCAAATATTGACATAGAAGATTTAACAAATCATATAAAACTATTACTTCAAGATAGTGAATATTATTCAGACTTGTCAGAATTAAATTATAAAGATGAGTTTATAAGTTTTATCAATATTGTTAAATTAAATATTGGTGCTGAAGAGCAAGAACTTTTAGAGAAACATTTAGTTGATATTCAATCTAAGCAAACAGAAATAGAGAAAAAAGAGAAAGAGAATGCTAAAGAATTATATGCACTTACTAAACAAGATAAGGATGTTCTTAAAGATATATTTGGTAAGTTATCTATGGAGTTTTCGTTAACAGATAATATTGTTTATAGATTAGGAAAGAATGTATTTGCGTTAAATTCAGGTAAACGGGCTATTAAGGATAGATTTAAGTTAATTACGGATCATTATGATTATTATGATATTAATGATATTAGTTCTCGTCGTAAGTTCTCTATATCTAATCCTGTATCTTCCACCTCATATGCAATTTAA
- a CDS encoding DUF261 domain-containing protein encodes MKLQQNDNRFLLEIRRWGCYFLSLHYYIASLTKNEFDFNDINNNYYQFIRLGYMRINCYILNPCSILSFFGIKRDVRVEDKDYKCLKDEFEISEVKIKNNIGSHFMATNNTEVLYDPLFLKDRGQEYHLKSKRIFRKI; translated from the coding sequence ATGAAATTACAACAAAATGATAATAGATTTTTATTAGAGATTAGACGTTGGGGTTGTTACTTTTTATCTTTGCATTATTACATAGCATCACTTACAAAGAACGAATTTGACTTTAATGATATTAATAATAATTATTATCAATTTATTAGATTAGGTTATATGAGGATTAATTGTTATATTTTAAATCCATGTAGCATCTTAAGTTTCTTTGGCATTAAACGAGATGTTCGTGTTGAAGATAAAGATTATAAGTGTTTAAAAGATGAGTTTGAGATAAGTGAAGTTAAGATAAAGAATAATATTGGATCTCATTTTATGGCAACAAATAATACAGAAGTTTTATATGATCCTCTTTTTCTTAAAGATAGAGGACAAGAGTATCATCTAAAATCTAAGCGTATATTTAGAAAAATATGA
- a CDS encoding single-stranded DNA-binding protein — MSDINNITLSGRLVRDSLLSYSSTNLAILNFSIANNIKVKREGEWRDNAQFFNCVLFGKRAETLIHFLSQGKQVVVQGSMRHEYYKDKHSGVDKIKSIIFVEQLRLFGTGTKHHNPKVDIPVPVPPHVPDPACEFNEDIPF, encoded by the coding sequence ATGTCTGACATTAATAACATCACATTATCAGGACGCTTGGTTAGAGATTCACTTTTATCTTATAGTAGTACAAATTTAGCTATACTAAATTTTTCTATAGCTAATAATATTAAAGTCAAAAGAGAAGGTGAGTGGAGAGATAATGCACAATTTTTTAATTGTGTATTATTTGGTAAACGAGCAGAAACTCTTATTCATTTTCTTAGTCAAGGTAAACAAGTCGTTGTTCAGGGATCTATGAGACATGAATATTATAAGGATAAACATAGTGGAGTTGATAAAATTAAAAGCATTATTTTTGTAGAGCAATTGAGATTGTTTGGTACAGGTACTAAGCATCATAATCCTAAAGTTGATATTCCTGTTCCTGTTCCTCCGCATGTTCCTGATCCTGCTTGTGAATTTAATGAAGATATTCCTTTTTAG